One Tomitella gaofuii DNA segment encodes these proteins:
- a CDS encoding ATP-binding cassette domain-containing protein: MLTNDSADTGGRLLDVDRLVVDYPGKGFRAKPFRALTDIDVAIDAGETLGLVGESGSGKTTLGRAVLGLTPITGGGIRFDGTDITRADRRTRRALSRDLQVVFQDPYTSLNPSMTIGDILSEPLTVQGQEKSAARNRVREVLDQVSLPRDAIKRLPREFSGGQRQRIAIARALAVRPKLIVCDEPVSALDLSTQAKVLDLLLEIRRETGVAYLLISHDLDVVRHISHRVAVMRAGTIVEQGRAETVTGSPSHPYTRRLLLASPVADPDRQRERRSHRRRLIDEQEMDGAAVQAH; the protein is encoded by the coding sequence GTGCTGACAAACGACAGCGCCGACACGGGCGGACGGCTTCTCGATGTGGACCGGCTCGTCGTCGACTACCCCGGTAAAGGATTCCGGGCCAAGCCGTTCCGGGCGTTGACCGATATCGACGTCGCAATCGACGCGGGTGAGACGCTGGGGCTGGTGGGGGAGTCGGGCTCGGGCAAGACCACCCTGGGGCGGGCGGTCCTGGGACTGACGCCGATCACCGGCGGCGGCATCCGGTTCGACGGTACTGACATCACGCGCGCCGACAGGAGGACTCGGCGCGCGCTGAGCCGTGACCTGCAGGTGGTCTTCCAGGACCCGTACACCTCGCTCAACCCGTCCATGACCATCGGTGACATCCTGTCGGAGCCGCTGACGGTCCAGGGGCAGGAGAAGTCGGCGGCCCGGAACCGTGTGCGCGAGGTGCTCGACCAGGTCAGCCTTCCGCGGGATGCGATCAAGCGCCTGCCGCGGGAGTTCAGCGGCGGGCAGCGGCAGCGCATCGCCATCGCGCGGGCGCTCGCCGTGCGCCCGAAGCTCATCGTGTGCGACGAGCCGGTCAGCGCCCTCGACCTGTCGACGCAGGCGAAGGTGCTGGACCTGCTGTTGGAGATCCGTCGCGAAACCGGCGTGGCCTACCTGCTCATCTCGCATGATCTGGACGTGGTCCGGCACATCAGCCACCGCGTCGCGGTGATGCGCGCGGGCACGATCGTCGAGCAAGGCCGCGCGGAGACGGTCACCGGCAGCCCGAGCCATCCGTACACGCGGCGGCTGTTGCTTGCCTCGCCGGTGGCCGATCCGGACCGGCAGCGTGAGCGGCGGTCGCACCGTCGCCGGCTGATTGACGAACAAGAGATGGATGGAGCTGCCGTACAGGCGCATTGA